In the Aromatoleum bremense genome, one interval contains:
- a CDS encoding phosphatidylserine decarboxylase — MSNNYPHPLLAREGWPFIAIALAVALVINGAAGFGWALPFWLLFIFVVQFFRDPPRPIPQGAKDVLSPADGRIVAIEPVRDPYLDRDSLKISVFMNVFNVHSNRSPVDGEVVARWYNAGRFVNAALDKASVENERNALHLRTTDGHDVTCVQVAGLIARRILCYVEAGASLARGQRYGFIRFGSRVDVYLPPGSRARVTIGDKVSASSTILAELP; from the coding sequence ATGTCCAATAATTATCCCCATCCGCTCCTCGCCCGCGAAGGCTGGCCTTTCATCGCGATCGCGCTGGCAGTCGCGCTGGTCATCAACGGCGCGGCGGGCTTCGGCTGGGCGCTGCCGTTCTGGCTGCTGTTCATCTTCGTCGTGCAGTTCTTCCGCGATCCGCCGCGGCCGATCCCGCAGGGCGCGAAGGACGTGCTGTCGCCTGCCGACGGCCGCATCGTCGCGATCGAGCCGGTACGCGATCCGTATCTCGACCGGGACAGCCTCAAGATCAGCGTGTTCATGAACGTGTTCAACGTTCACTCGAATCGCAGCCCCGTCGACGGCGAGGTTGTCGCGCGCTGGTACAACGCCGGCCGTTTCGTCAATGCCGCCCTCGACAAGGCCTCGGTGGAGAACGAACGCAATGCGCTGCACCTGCGCACCACGGACGGGCACGACGTCACCTGCGTGCAGGTCGCCGGCCTGATCGCACGGCGCATTCTGTGCTACGTCGAAGCGGGAGCGTCGCTCGCCCGTGGACAGCGCTACGGCTTCATCCGTTTCGGCTCGCGCGTCGATGTCTACCTGCCCCCGGGCAGCCGCGCACGGGTGACGATCGGCGACAAGGTCTCGGCATCGAGCACGATCCTGGCCGAGTTGCCCTGA
- a CDS encoding ferredoxin reductase family protein — MKTLLASFLALVTFAWAITLSSNPAEGASLPWAVRQEALYLTGLWAFSLMSLAIVLATRPAWLERPLGGMDRIYRVHKWAGILAIGFAALHWLVEMSDDVIKSFVGRAGRLPKEHEGGFLEVMRDVAEDLGEWAIYALIAMLVLTLWKRLPYRPWRHLHHAMPVLYGMLAIHAAFLAPLDYWTSAIGALLTLFIVAGTVSGLRSLSGRIGRARQVGGRIEAVREQASGLTEVVCRLEDGWRGHRPGQFAFVTFDRIEGAHPFTIACADRGDRRITFQIKGLGDYTHGLAARLGAGQPVKIEGPYGRFDYRRGTRKSEQIWIAGGIGVTPFLAWLESLQEAPAEAPVADFYYCTRQRDDDPFVARLESLCAALPTIRLHVVSTDRDRPLTAEALHARHAGKRQPEIWFCGPRAFAEALRGGLRKLGMGRVRFHQEAFEMR; from the coding sequence ATGAAGACCCTACTCGCCAGCTTCCTCGCGCTCGTGACCTTCGCCTGGGCCATCACTTTGTCATCAAACCCCGCTGAGGGCGCGTCCCTGCCCTGGGCGGTGCGGCAGGAGGCGCTGTACCTCACCGGGCTGTGGGCGTTCTCGCTGATGTCGCTGGCGATCGTGCTGGCGACGCGGCCGGCGTGGCTCGAGCGGCCGCTGGGCGGCATGGACCGGATCTACCGCGTACACAAGTGGGCCGGCATCCTCGCGATCGGCTTCGCCGCGCTGCACTGGCTCGTCGAGATGTCCGACGACGTCATCAAGTCCTTTGTCGGCCGCGCAGGCCGGCTGCCGAAAGAACACGAAGGCGGCTTTCTCGAAGTCATGCGCGACGTCGCCGAGGACCTCGGCGAATGGGCGATCTACGCGCTGATCGCGATGCTCGTGCTGACACTGTGGAAGCGCCTGCCATACCGGCCGTGGCGCCACCTCCACCACGCGATGCCGGTGCTGTACGGCATGCTCGCGATCCACGCCGCGTTCCTCGCGCCCCTCGACTACTGGACGAGCGCCATCGGCGCACTGCTCACCCTGTTCATCGTCGCCGGCACCGTTTCGGGCCTGCGCTCGTTGTCCGGACGCATCGGTCGCGCGCGACAGGTCGGCGGCCGCATCGAGGCCGTGCGCGAACAGGCGTCCGGCCTGACGGAGGTCGTCTGTCGTCTTGAGGACGGCTGGCGCGGCCATCGGCCGGGGCAATTCGCGTTCGTCACGTTCGATCGCATCGAAGGCGCCCACCCCTTCACGATCGCCTGCGCCGACCGCGGTGACCGGCGCATCACGTTCCAGATCAAGGGACTCGGCGACTATACGCACGGGCTCGCGGCGCGGCTCGGCGCCGGCCAGCCGGTAAAGATCGAAGGTCCGTACGGCCGCTTCGACTATCGTCGCGGCACGCGGAAGTCCGAGCAGATCTGGATCGCCGGCGGCATCGGCGTCACACCTTTCCTCGCGTGGCTCGAGTCGCTGCAGGAAGCGCCGGCCGAAGCCCCAGTCGCGGACTTCTACTACTGCACGCGCCAGCGCGACGACGACCCGTTCGTTGCGCGCCTCGAATCGCTGTGCGCTGCGCTGCCGACGATCCGCCTGCATGTCGTCAGCACCGACCGCGACCGGCCGCTGACCGCCGAAGCACTGCATGCCCGCCACGCCGGCAAG
- a CDS encoding PepSY domain-containing protein produces MRTSHLVTAIAISAGLLATGLTVAPVFAQNVATDSAAERGNWLSIPQIHDKIVAAGYRDISEIEREDNAYEVKAIDRDGRKVKLVVDPTNGDLVRTDRKGRDGRRGDDSGARPTSDSDRDIERGIRGDDSRGAERGAERNSELDPGTRLTRRGLGV; encoded by the coding sequence ATGCGCACTTCACACCTCGTCACCGCCATCGCCATCAGCGCCGGCCTGCTCGCCACGGGCCTCACGGTCGCCCCGGTGTTCGCCCAGAATGTCGCGACCGACAGCGCCGCCGAACGGGGCAATTGGCTGTCGATTCCGCAGATCCACGACAAGATCGTCGCCGCCGGTTACCGCGACATCAGCGAGATCGAACGCGAGGACAACGCATATGAAGTCAAGGCCATCGACCGCGACGGACGCAAGGTCAAGCTCGTCGTCGATCCGACGAACGGCGACCTCGTCCGCACCGATCGCAAGGGGCGCGACGGGCGCCGTGGCGACGACTCCGGGGCCCGCCCGACGAGCGACTCCGATCGCGACATCGAGCGCGGCATCCGTGGCGACGACAGCCGCGGGGCGGAGCGTGGCGCCGAACGGAACTCCGAGCTCGACCCCGGCACCCGGCTGACCCGCCGCGGCCTGGGTGTGTGA
- the pssA gene encoding CDP-diacylglycerol--serine O-phosphatidyltransferase, giving the protein MPMISPEKRRRGIYILPNLFTTAALFAGFYAIVQAMNLRFEHAAVAIFVAMVLDGLDGRVARLTHTQSEFGAEYDSLSDMVSFGAAPALVMYEWALKDMGKLGWIAAFIYCAGAALRLARFNTNIDVIDKRYFQGLPSPAAAALIAGLVWVVIDNGLTGEDVRWFAAALTIFSGLSMVSNVLFWSGKSINLRKSVPFIVVIALVLAFALVSSYPPGVLFALFLGYAVSGYVVYIWRFMQRRRTQEAAVGPRDDEPPP; this is encoded by the coding sequence ATGCCCATGATCTCCCCCGAGAAACGCCGGCGCGGCATCTACATCCTGCCGAACCTCTTCACCACCGCGGCGCTGTTCGCGGGTTTCTACGCGATCGTCCAGGCGATGAACCTGCGTTTCGAACATGCGGCGGTGGCGATCTTCGTCGCGATGGTCCTCGACGGCCTCGACGGCCGAGTCGCGCGCCTGACCCACACGCAAAGCGAATTCGGCGCCGAATACGATTCGCTTTCCGACATGGTTTCGTTCGGCGCGGCCCCGGCGCTGGTGATGTACGAGTGGGCGCTCAAGGACATGGGGAAGCTCGGCTGGATCGCGGCGTTCATCTACTGTGCCGGCGCGGCGCTGCGACTGGCCCGCTTCAACACCAACATCGACGTCATCGACAAGCGCTACTTCCAGGGGCTGCCCAGCCCTGCCGCCGCGGCGTTGATCGCGGGGCTGGTGTGGGTGGTCATCGACAACGGCCTGACGGGCGAAGACGTGCGCTGGTTCGCCGCGGCGCTGACGATCTTCAGCGGCCTGTCGATGGTCAGCAACGTGCTGTTCTGGAGCGGCAAGAGCATCAACCTGCGCAAGAGCGTGCCGTTCATCGTCGTCATCGCGCTGGTGCTGGCCTTCGCACTGGTGTCGAGTTACCCGCCCGGCGTACTGTTCGCGCTTTTCCTCGGCTATGCCGTCTCCGGCTACGTGGTCTACATTTGGCGCTTCATGCAGCGACGGCGCACGCAAGAGGCGGCCGTCGGACCGCGAGACGACGAACCGCCGCCCTGA
- a CDS encoding acetolactate synthase 3 catalytic subunit, with amino-acid sequence MVLTGAEIVIRCLQEEKVEYVFGYPGGAVLFIYDALFNQDKVRHVLVRHEQAAVHAADGFARSTETVGVALVTSGPGATNAITGIATAYCDSIPMVIISGQVPTAAIGQDAFQEVDTVGITRPCVKHNFLVKDVRDIATTIKKAFYLAKTGRPGPVLVDIPKDVSMHKCEFEYPKEVSMRSYNPVVKGHQGQIRKAVQLLLEAKRPMIYTGGGVVLSDAAEQLTKLTRLLGFPITNTLMGLGGYPASDRQYLGMPGMHGTYEANMAMHYSDVLLAIGARFDDRVIGDPANFAEEPRKIIHVDIDPSSISKRVRVDVPIVGDVKEVLEEMIRQIEASSARPDAETVGTWWKQVDEWRRRDCMKFKNSDEIIKPQFVIQKLWEVTGGDAFVTSDVGQHQMWASQYYRFDKPRRWLNSGGLGTMGVGLPYAMGAQLAHPGSPVACVTGEASIQMNIQELSTCKQFRLPIKIVNLNNRYLGMVRQWQQLFHGERYSESYMDSLPDFAKLAESYGHVGFKIEKPADVEGALREAFGRKNDLVFLDFQIDQTENVYPMVQGGKGLTEMILSAEDL; translated from the coding sequence ATGGTGCTGACTGGTGCGGAAATTGTAATCAGGTGTCTTCAGGAAGAAAAGGTCGAATACGTGTTCGGCTACCCTGGCGGCGCCGTCCTCTTCATCTACGACGCACTCTTCAACCAGGACAAGGTACGCCACGTACTGGTGCGCCACGAACAGGCCGCAGTCCACGCGGCCGACGGCTTTGCACGCAGCACCGAGACCGTCGGCGTCGCGCTCGTGACTTCCGGCCCCGGCGCCACCAACGCGATCACCGGCATCGCCACCGCCTACTGCGATTCGATCCCGATGGTGATCATCAGCGGCCAGGTTCCGACCGCGGCCATCGGCCAGGACGCATTCCAGGAAGTCGACACCGTCGGCATCACGCGTCCGTGCGTCAAGCACAACTTCCTCGTCAAGGATGTCCGCGATATCGCGACGACGATCAAGAAGGCGTTCTACCTGGCGAAGACCGGCCGCCCGGGGCCGGTGCTGGTCGACATCCCGAAGGATGTCTCGATGCACAAGTGCGAATTCGAGTACCCGAAAGAGGTCTCGATGCGTTCGTACAACCCGGTGGTCAAGGGCCACCAGGGGCAGATCCGCAAAGCCGTGCAGCTGCTTCTCGAAGCCAAGCGCCCGATGATCTACACCGGTGGCGGCGTCGTGCTCTCGGATGCGGCCGAACAGCTCACGAAACTCACGCGCCTGCTCGGGTTCCCGATCACGAACACGCTGATGGGCCTCGGCGGATATCCGGCGAGCGACCGCCAGTACCTCGGCATGCCCGGCATGCACGGCACCTACGAAGCCAACATGGCGATGCATTACAGCGACGTGCTGCTGGCCATCGGCGCGCGCTTCGACGACCGCGTGATCGGCGATCCGGCCAATTTCGCCGAGGAGCCGCGCAAGATCATCCACGTCGACATCGACCCGTCGTCGATCTCGAAGCGCGTCCGCGTCGATGTCCCGATCGTCGGCGACGTCAAGGAAGTGCTCGAAGAGATGATCCGGCAGATCGAAGCCTCGTCCGCCCGCCCGGATGCCGAGACCGTCGGCACCTGGTGGAAGCAGGTCGACGAATGGCGTCGCCGCGACTGCATGAAGTTCAAGAACTCGGACGAGATCATCAAACCGCAGTTCGTGATCCAGAAGCTGTGGGAAGTGACCGGCGGCGACGCCTTCGTCACGTCCGACGTCGGCCAGCATCAGATGTGGGCCTCGCAGTACTACCGCTTCGACAAGCCGCGCCGCTGGCTCAACTCCGGCGGCCTCGGCACGATGGGCGTCGGCCTGCCCTACGCGATGGGGGCGCAGCTGGCGCACCCCGGCTCGCCGGTCGCATGCGTCACCGGCGAAGCCTCGATCCAGATGAATATCCAGGAGCTGTCGACGTGCAAGCAGTTCCGTCTGCCGATCAAGATCGTGAACCTCAACAACCGGTATCTCGGCATGGTGCGCCAGTGGCAGCAGCTCTTCCACGGCGAGCGCTACTCCGAGTCCTACATGGATTCGCTACCCGATTTTGCGAAGCTCGCCGAATCCTATGGTCACGTCGGCTTCAAGATCGAAAAGCCGGCCGATGTTGAAGGCGCGCTGCGCGAAGCTTTCGGCCGCAAGAACGATCTGGTGTTCCTCGACTTCCAGATCGACCAGACCGAAAACGTTTACCCCATGGTCCAGGGCGGCAAGGGCCTCACCGAGATGATCCTGTCCGCCGAAGACCTGTAA
- a CDS encoding response regulator transcription factor yields the protein MHILVVEDEPTLAAQLVEALAAAGYAVDHADNGRDAHFIGGVEPLDAVVLDLGLPLMDGITVLKKWRAAGRTMPVLILTARDNWHEKVAGIDAGADDYLTKPFHMEELLARLRALIRRAGGHASAELACGPVLLDTRAGRVSVNGDAVNLTSHELRVLDYLMHHQGEIVSRSDLTEHIYAQDFDRDSNTIEVFIGRLRKKLPPGMIETVRGLGYRMVCPA from the coding sequence ATGCATATCCTGGTCGTCGAAGACGAACCGACGCTCGCCGCGCAGCTCGTCGAAGCGCTCGCCGCTGCCGGCTATGCGGTCGACCATGCCGACAACGGGCGGGACGCGCACTTCATCGGCGGCGTCGAACCGCTCGACGCAGTGGTACTCGATCTTGGCCTGCCGCTGATGGACGGGATCACGGTGCTGAAGAAATGGCGCGCCGCAGGACGCACGATGCCGGTGCTGATCCTCACCGCACGCGACAACTGGCATGAAAAAGTCGCCGGGATCGATGCCGGGGCCGATGATTACCTCACCAAGCCGTTCCACATGGAAGAGCTTCTCGCGCGCCTGCGGGCGCTGATCCGACGCGCCGGCGGCCACGCCAGCGCCGAGCTCGCGTGCGGTCCGGTATTGCTCGACACGCGCGCCGGGCGCGTCAGTGTGAATGGCGACGCGGTGAACCTGACCAGCCACGAGCTGCGCGTGCTGGACTACCTGATGCACCACCAGGGTGAGATCGTGTCGCGCAGCGATCTCACCGAGCACATCTACGCCCAGGATTTCGATCGCGATTCGAATACCATCGAAGTCTTCATCGGCCGTCTGCGCAAGAAGCTTCCCCCCGGGATGATCGAAACAGTCAGGGGCCTCGGCTACCGCATGGTTTGTCCCGCGTGA
- a CDS encoding diheme cytochrome c: protein MNIPARSVVAGLLVIGLTAAVLSKARAGGDDYFPPVTDKLTIDECGSCHMAFPPAMLPAASWRRMMVELEDHFGDNASLDPQTAAHVTRYLVDNAADAGGRRHGRKLMKGVPAGASPQRITELPKWVREHDEVSRSEWQHKDVGSKANCPACHVDANDGYFEDD, encoded by the coding sequence ATGAACATACCCGCACGTTCGGTCGTCGCCGGCCTGCTCGTCATCGGCCTGACCGCCGCGGTGCTGAGCAAGGCCCGCGCCGGCGGCGACGATTATTTCCCGCCCGTCACCGACAAGCTCACTATCGACGAATGCGGCAGCTGTCACATGGCGTTTCCGCCGGCGATGCTGCCGGCCGCCTCCTGGCGACGCATGATGGTCGAGCTCGAAGATCATTTCGGCGACAACGCCAGCCTCGACCCCCAGACCGCCGCTCATGTCACGCGCTATCTCGTCGACAACGCCGCCGACGCCGGTGGGCGCCGCCACGGCCGCAAGCTGATGAAAGGCGTGCCGGCCGGGGCTTCTCCGCAGCGCATCACCGAACTGCCGAAATGGGTCCGCGAGCATGACGAGGTGTCCCGCAGCGAGTGGCAGCACAAGGACGTCGGCTCGAAGGCCAACTGTCCGGCATGCCACGTGGACGCCAACGACGGTTATTTCGAGGACGACTGA
- the ilvC gene encoding ketol-acid reductoisomerase yields the protein MKVYYDKDADLSLIKGKQITIVGYGSQGHAHAQNLKDSGCKVTVGLRKSGASWKKAEAAGLDVKEVAEAVSDADIVMILLPDENIPAVYYNDVEPNIKQGATLAFAHGFNVHYNQVVPREDLDVIMVAPKGPGHTVRSEYLKGGGVPSLIAVHQDRSGKAKDIALSYAAANGGTKGGVIETNFREETETDLFGEQAVLCGGAVELVKMGFETLTEAGYAPEMAYFECLHELKLIVDLMYEGGIANMNYSISNNAEYGEYVTGPEVINEQSRAAMRAALKRIQTGEYAKMFIQEGRTNYPSMTARRRLNAAHPIEQVGGQLRDMMPWIKKNKLVDQSKN from the coding sequence ATGAAAGTCTATTACGACAAGGACGCCGACCTCTCCCTGATCAAGGGCAAGCAGATCACCATCGTCGGCTACGGCTCGCAGGGCCACGCCCACGCGCAGAACCTGAAGGATTCCGGCTGCAAGGTCACCGTCGGCCTGCGCAAGAGCGGCGCCTCGTGGAAGAAGGCCGAAGCGGCCGGCCTCGACGTCAAGGAAGTCGCCGAAGCGGTCAGCGATGCCGACATCGTCATGATCCTGCTGCCCGACGAAAACATCCCCGCGGTGTATTACAACGACGTTGAGCCGAACATCAAGCAGGGCGCGACGCTCGCGTTCGCGCACGGTTTCAACGTGCATTACAACCAGGTCGTGCCGCGCGAGGACCTCGACGTAATCATGGTTGCGCCGAAGGGCCCCGGCCACACCGTGCGTTCGGAATACCTCAAGGGCGGCGGCGTGCCGTCGCTGATCGCGGTGCATCAGGACCGCTCCGGCAAGGCCAAGGACATCGCGCTGTCGTACGCCGCGGCCAACGGCGGCACGAAGGGCGGCGTCATCGAGACGAACTTCCGCGAAGAAACCGAAACCGACCTGTTCGGCGAGCAGGCCGTGCTGTGCGGCGGCGCCGTCGAGCTCGTGAAGATGGGCTTCGAGACGCTGACCGAAGCCGGCTACGCGCCGGAGATGGCCTACTTCGAGTGCCTGCATGAACTCAAGCTGATCGTCGACCTGATGTACGAAGGCGGCATCGCCAACATGAACTACTCGATCTCGAACAACGCCGAGTACGGCGAGTACGTGACCGGCCCGGAAGTCATCAACGAGCAGTCGCGCGCCGCGATGCGTGCCGCCCTGAAGCGCATCCAGACCGGCGAGTACGCGAAGATGTTCATCCAGGAAGGCCGCACGAACTACCCGTCGATGACGGCGCGCCGCCGCCTGAACGCAGCGCATCCGATCGAGCAGGTCGGCGGCCAGCTGCGCGACATGATGCCGTGGATCAAGAAGAACAAGCTCGTCGATCAGTCGAAAAACTGA
- a CDS encoding sensor histidine kinase — translation MFGAPPGSLRVRLLAGSLVWILGTLTLTGFVLADLFRRHAAERFEAELRIHLDQLTANLDFAIDGTPRLRAELSDPRLQKPYSGLYWQIDRAANAGQPAVLRSRSLWDTTLRVPADSPADGELHVHRIAGPDRAQVVMMERVVRPAAFPDESLRLIVAADERGMTDPVREFVGLLAIALGVLAAGLVAAVVLQVSVGLAPLRRLRSALTEVRDGRTRRLNGAYPNEVQPLVDELNAVLQHDAEVVSRARTQAGNLAHAVKTPLAVLGNAAAREDGPLARLVAEQVAAAQRQVDYHLARARAAAAVQVPGMRTAILPLVESLVRVMKRLHAERDLEIAIEACAGEPAFRGEEQDFQEMLGNLVDNACKWARRRVEVRVAVERSQLVIVVEDDGPGLAAPEREAVFGRGVRADERTPGSGLGLAIVRDLAHLYGGDVRLDAALAGGLRVVLTLPAA, via the coding sequence ATGTTCGGCGCACCGCCCGGTTCGCTGCGCGTGCGGCTGCTCGCCGGCAGCCTGGTGTGGATTCTCGGGACGCTGACGCTGACCGGGTTCGTTCTCGCCGATCTTTTCCGGCGCCATGCCGCGGAGCGGTTCGAAGCCGAACTGCGCATCCATCTCGACCAGCTCACCGCGAATCTCGATTTCGCCATCGACGGCACCCCGCGATTGCGCGCCGAACTGAGCGACCCGCGGCTGCAGAAGCCGTATTCCGGACTCTACTGGCAGATCGACCGCGCTGCGAACGCAGGGCAGCCCGCGGTGCTGCGTTCGCGTTCCCTGTGGGACACGACGCTGCGCGTGCCGGCCGACAGCCCGGCCGACGGCGAACTCCACGTCCACCGCATCGCCGGACCGGACCGCGCGCAGGTGGTGATGATGGAGCGCGTAGTCCGGCCGGCCGCTTTTCCCGACGAGTCGCTGCGCCTGATCGTCGCCGCGGACGAGCGCGGCATGACGGACCCGGTACGCGAGTTCGTCGGCCTGCTTGCGATCGCGCTCGGCGTGCTGGCGGCCGGTCTCGTCGCTGCGGTGGTGCTCCAGGTATCGGTTGGACTCGCGCCGCTGCGCCGGCTGCGCAGTGCGCTCACCGAAGTGCGCGACGGCCGCACGCGGCGCCTGAACGGCGCCTATCCGAACGAAGTGCAGCCGCTCGTCGACGAACTCAACGCAGTGCTGCAGCACGACGCCGAAGTGGTTAGCCGCGCGCGTACCCAGGCGGGCAACCTCGCCCACGCCGTCAAGACGCCGCTGGCGGTGCTCGGCAACGCTGCGGCGCGCGAGGACGGCCCGCTCGCACGTCTCGTCGCCGAGCAGGTCGCGGCCGCCCAGCGTCAGGTCGACTACCATCTGGCGCGGGCGCGCGCCGCCGCCGCGGTGCAAGTGCCCGGGATGCGCACCGCGATCCTGCCGCTGGTCGAATCGCTGGTGCGGGTGATGAAGCGCCTGCATGCGGAACGCGACCTCGAGATTGCGATCGAAGCCTGCGCTGGCGAACCCGCTTTTCGCGGCGAAGAGCAGGATTTCCAGGAAATGCTCGGAAACCTCGTCGACAACGCCTGCAAATGGGCGCGCCGCCGCGTCGAGGTGCGCGTGGCGGTCGAGCGCAGCCAGCTCGTGATCGTCGTCGAGGATGACGGCCCCGGGCTCGCGGCGCCGGAACGCGAAGCCGTATTCGGTCGCGGCGTGCGCGCCGACGAACGCACGCCCGGCTCGGGGCTCGGGTTGGCGATCGTGCGTGATCTCGCGCATCTCTACGGCGGCGACGTGCGGCTAGACGCCGCCTTGGCCGGCGGCCTGCGCGTTGTGCTCACTCTGCCGGCGGCGTAA
- a CDS encoding DUF1924 domain-containing protein — protein sequence MTPTRYAIGFLCAFGLASTAIGGPRETLVDRYAAAAKAADPGFSGFSAARGETLHRTQHNTGKADTPACTSCHGNDARSAGHTRTRKPIEPMALSVSPARYKDAAKVEKWFKRNCDEVLGRECTPLEKGDWLAYMTNQ from the coding sequence ATGACCCCCACACGCTATGCAATCGGTTTCCTTTGCGCCTTCGGCTTGGCGTCGACCGCAATCGGCGGCCCGCGGGAAACCCTGGTCGATCGCTATGCCGCGGCGGCAAAGGCCGCCGATCCGGGTTTCTCCGGTTTTTCGGCCGCCCGCGGCGAAACCCTGCACCGCACGCAACACAACACGGGCAAGGCCGACACCCCGGCCTGCACGTCCTGCCACGGAAACGACGCGCGCAGCGCCGGCCACACCCGCACGCGCAAGCCGATCGAGCCGATGGCACTGTCGGTTTCGCCGGCGCGCTACAAGGACGCCGCGAAAGTCGAAAAGTGGTTCAAACGCAATTGCGACGAAGTGCTGGGCCGCGAATGCACCCCGCTCGAAAAGGGGGACTGGCTCGCCTACATGACGAACCAGTGA
- the ilvN gene encoding acetolactate synthase small subunit has protein sequence MRHVISLLIENESGALSRVSGLFSARGYNIESLTVAPTEDASMSRMTIVTSGSDDIIEQITKQLNKLVEVIKVVDISESAHIERELMITKVRATGKDRDEMKRMADIFRARVIDVTDTSYVIELTGSQSKLDAFIDAIDPALILEIVRSGVCGIGRGDRILKV, from the coding sequence ATGAGACACGTCATCTCCCTGCTGATCGAGAACGAATCCGGCGCGCTGTCGCGTGTCTCGGGGCTGTTCTCGGCGCGCGGCTACAACATCGAATCCCTGACCGTGGCGCCGACCGAGGACGCTTCGATGTCACGCATGACCATCGTCACCTCCGGGTCCGACGATATCATCGAGCAGATCACCAAGCAGCTCAACAAGCTGGTCGAAGTCATCAAGGTCGTCGACATTTCCGAATCGGCGCATATCGAGCGCGAGCTGATGATCACGAAAGTCCGCGCAACCGGCAAGGACCGCGACGAGATGAAGCGCATGGCGGACATCTTTCGTGCCCGCGTCATCGACGTGACGGACACCTCTTACGTGATCGAGCTTACCGGCAGCCAGTCGAAGCTTGATGCCTTCATCGATGCCATCGATCCGGCGCTGATCCTTGAAATCGTCCGCTCCGGCGTATGCGGCATCGGCCGCGGCGACCGCATTCTGAAAGTCTGA
- a CDS encoding PepSY domain-containing protein, protein MRFVSLIAVIVSSVVALVPSVVLAGDEHDHDRARRAVERGEVMPLQRILDNVERDHPGQVIEVELEQEDGRWIYEIKVLKAGGALVKLEIDAHDGVVLRDRERAPGAGGRR, encoded by the coding sequence GTGCGCTTCGTTTCCCTCATTGCCGTCATCGTGTCGTCCGTCGTTGCCTTGGTACCGTCTGTCGTTCTCGCCGGTGACGAGCACGACCACGATCGTGCCCGCCGCGCCGTCGAGCGGGGCGAGGTGATGCCGTTGCAACGGATACTCGACAACGTCGAGCGCGATCACCCGGGGCAGGTCATCGAAGTCGAGCTCGAGCAGGAAGACGGTCGCTGGATATACGAAATCAAGGTGCTGAAGGCGGGCGGCGCGCTCGTCAAACTGGAGATCGACGCGCACGACGGGGTCGTCCTGCGTGATCGCGAACGTGCACCGGGAGCAGGAGGGAGGCGCTGA
- a CDS encoding YcjF family protein: MNPEQTRSLITICLMAAFADGHQDPREREHVRRVAESLSAQAGIDFMPLYQDVLLKRISLEQAVEALGSPELRQLAFEMAVGVCDADGVHDAGETAFLDRLNGVLGLGRAESAAIVRDADALAEAPVDKPIPEIPAAAGPDQAELDKMILNAAILNGALELLPESLASMAIIPLQTRLVYRVGKAHGFELDRRHIADFLATVGVGLTSQYVEQFGRKLVGGLLGKMLGRAGRTIGSEATGSAFSFATTYALGHVAKRYYADGRKLDAAALKTSFAQLADSARGLQDRYAPEIVQRARTLDLKRLTAELRA, from the coding sequence ATGAATCCAGAACAAACCCGCTCCCTGATCACCATCTGCCTGATGGCGGCGTTCGCCGACGGGCACCAGGATCCGCGCGAGCGCGAGCACGTGCGCCGCGTCGCCGAGTCGCTGTCGGCGCAAGCCGGCATCGACTTCATGCCGCTGTATCAGGACGTGCTGCTCAAGCGCATCAGCCTCGAGCAGGCGGTCGAAGCGCTCGGCAGTCCGGAACTGCGCCAGCTCGCGTTCGAGATGGCGGTCGGCGTGTGTGATGCGGACGGCGTGCATGATGCCGGCGAGACGGCTTTTCTCGACCGGCTGAATGGCGTACTGGGACTCGGGCGGGCCGAGTCGGCGGCGATCGTGCGCGACGCCGACGCGCTTGCCGAAGCGCCGGTCGACAAGCCGATCCCGGAAATACCCGCCGCCGCCGGACCCGACCAGGCCGAACTCGACAAGATGATCCTCAACGCCGCGATCCTGAACGGCGCGCTGGAACTGCTGCCCGAGTCGCTGGCGTCGATGGCGATCATCCCGCTGCAGACGCGGCTCGTGTATCGCGTCGGCAAGGCGCACGGCTTCGAACTGGACCGGCGGCACATCGCCGATTTCCTTGCGACCGTCGGAGTCGGCCTGACGTCGCAATACGTCGAGCAGTTCGGCCGCAAGCTCGTCGGCGGACTGCTCGGCAAGATGCTCGGCCGCGCGGGCCGGACGATCGGCAGCGAGGCGACGGGCTCGGCGTTCTCGTTCGCGACGACCTATGCGCTCGGGCATGTCGCGAAGCGCTATTACGCGGACGGCCGCAAGCTCGACGCGGCGGCGCTGAAGACGAGTTTCGCGCAACTGGCGGACAGCGCGCGCGGCCTGCAGGACCGTTACGCGCCGGAAATCGTCCAGCGTGCCCGCACGCTCGACCTGAAGCGCCTGACGGCGGAACTGCGCGCCTGA